One genomic region from Kineobactrum salinum encodes:
- a CDS encoding DUF294 nucleotidyltransferase-like domain-containing protein, whose product MTTEGDFALAPVRDFLARLPPFQDLPGEDLEQAVTALLVSYHRRGERFEAASDEQGLRILRSGAVDIRDGDHELLDRLGEGESFDLDAGPDGATATVIEDCLLYLLPVGDWRELRNRHRDFDRFFSRQRDRRLRRAARYQPAANSLLRKLHTVMSTDLVTVAAQDPVQVVAQRMAARRVSSALVCTDQRLLGIVTDRDLRTRVVARGQPSTTPVTQIMSPAPLTIGPTASLFDATLMMTRHGLHHLPVVDDERLLGIVTTSDLMLAREDDPVYLVQHISRQPDVASIRARVMAVPALMASWIEAGMRAPQVGHILTAISDAVTRRLIALAEAELGPAPAPWCWLAFGSQARGEQLPGADQDNGIVIDDSLAAGDEVWFQALASRVSDGLDSCGYPYCKGAVMATTDQWRQPLAVWRDTVRRWCATPTRMR is encoded by the coding sequence ATGACCACTGAGGGCGATTTCGCACTCGCACCGGTGCGGGACTTTCTGGCCCGGCTACCGCCGTTTCAGGACCTGCCCGGAGAGGACCTGGAACAGGCTGTAACGGCACTGCTGGTGAGCTATCATCGCCGCGGCGAGCGCTTTGAGGCCGCCAGCGACGAACAGGGCCTGCGTATTCTGCGCAGCGGGGCGGTGGATATCCGCGACGGCGACCACGAGCTGTTGGACCGGCTGGGCGAGGGAGAGAGTTTTGATCTCGATGCCGGGCCAGATGGTGCCACGGCGACTGTGATCGAAGACTGCCTGCTGTATCTGCTGCCTGTTGGCGACTGGCGGGAGCTGCGCAACCGGCATCGCGACTTCGACCGCTTCTTCAGCCGCCAGCGCGACCGCCGCCTGCGCCGGGCGGCGCGCTACCAACCGGCCGCCAACAGTCTGCTGCGCAAACTGCACACGGTGATGAGCACGGACCTGGTCACGGTGGCAGCGCAGGACCCGGTGCAAGTGGTGGCGCAGCGGATGGCGGCGCGCCGGGTGTCCTCTGCGCTGGTTTGTACGGACCAGCGTTTGCTGGGCATCGTTACCGACCGCGATCTGCGGACGCGGGTGGTGGCCCGGGGACAGCCCAGTACGACACCGGTGACGCAAATCATGAGCCCCGCACCACTGACGATCGGCCCCACGGCGAGCCTGTTCGATGCGACCCTGATGATGACCCGTCATGGCCTGCACCACCTGCCGGTGGTGGACGACGAACGCTTGCTGGGAATCGTCACCACCTCCGACCTGATGCTGGCGCGGGAGGATGACCCGGTCTATCTGGTGCAGCATATTTCGCGGCAGCCCGATGTCGCCAGTATCCGCGCGCGAGTGATGGCCGTGCCCGCGCTGATGGCCAGCTGGATTGAGGCCGGCATGCGCGCGCCCCAGGTCGGCCACATTCTGACGGCGATCAGCGATGCGGTTACCCGGCGCCTGATAGCGCTGGCGGAGGCGGAGTTGGGGCCAGCGCCGGCGCCCTGGTGCTGGCTGGCGTTTGGCTCCCAGGCCCGCGGTGAACAACTGCCCGGCGCCGACCAGGACAATGGCATTGTGATTGACGACAGCCTGGCGGCCGGCGACGAGGTCTGGTTCCAGGCGCTGGCCAGCCGGGTGTCGGACGGTCTCGACAGCTGCGGCTATCCCTATTGCAAAGGCGCGGTAATGGCGACCACAGACCAGTGGCGCCAGCCGCTGGCGGTGTGGCGGGACACGGTGCGCCGCTGGTGCGCCACGCCGACCCGGATGCGGTGA
- a CDS encoding NAD(P)H-dependent flavin oxidoreductase, translating into MALPASLQHRLRLPAVAAPMFIISNPDLVIAQCTAGIVGSFPALNARPAAQLEEWLERITSALAAWDAAHPEQPSAPFAVNQIVHNSNDRLQHDLELCVRYKVPIVITSLGAKEFVNEAVHSYGGIVLHDVINNRFARKAIEKGADGLIAVAAGAGGHAGSTSPLALVQEIREWFDGLLLLSGAIATGDAILAAQAMGADLGYIGSAFIATREANAEQAYKQAVVDNNAADIIYSNLFTGVHGNYLRPSIEAAGLDPDQLPQSDPSAMSFASGSDSAAKAWKDIWGCGQGIGAVKNILPAADLVARLQREYAAARERLCVKPRAVE; encoded by the coding sequence ATGGCCCTGCCCGCCTCCCTGCAGCACCGCCTGCGGCTGCCCGCCGTCGCTGCGCCAATGTTCATCATCTCCAATCCCGACCTGGTAATCGCCCAGTGCACTGCCGGTATCGTCGGCTCTTTCCCGGCTCTGAACGCGCGCCCGGCGGCACAGCTGGAGGAGTGGCTGGAACGGATTACCAGCGCGCTGGCAGCCTGGGATGCCGCTCACCCGGAACAGCCTTCGGCGCCGTTCGCGGTCAACCAGATTGTGCATAATTCCAACGATCGCCTACAGCATGATCTGGAGCTGTGTGTACGCTACAAGGTACCGATCGTGATTACCTCGCTGGGGGCCAAGGAATTCGTCAACGAGGCGGTACACTCCTACGGCGGAATTGTCTTGCACGATGTGATCAACAACCGCTTTGCCCGCAAGGCGATCGAAAAAGGCGCCGACGGATTGATCGCGGTCGCCGCCGGCGCCGGCGGTCACGCGGGATCGACCTCGCCGCTGGCGCTGGTGCAGGAAATCCGGGAATGGTTCGACGGGCTATTGCTGCTTTCCGGGGCAATTGCCACCGGGGACGCAATCCTGGCGGCCCAGGCCATGGGCGCGGACCTGGGATACATCGGCTCCGCTTTCATTGCCACCCGGGAAGCCAATGCCGAACAGGCCTACAAGCAGGCCGTGGTCGACAACAACGCGGCCGATATCATTTACAGCAATCTGTTCACCGGCGTTCACGGCAACTATCTGCGCCCTTCCATCGAGGCCGCGGGCCTGGACCCGGACCAGCTACCGCAAAGTGACCCCAGCGCGATGAGCTTCGCTTCCGGCAGCGACTCGGCAGCCAAGGCCTGGAAGGATATCTGGGGCTGCGGTCAGGGCATCGGTGCGGTCAAGAACATCCTGCCTGCTGCAGATCTGGTAGCCCGGCTGCAGCGGGAATACGCCGCCGCGCGCGAGCGGCTGTGCGTCAAGCCCAGGGCTGTAGAGTAA
- a CDS encoding PadR family transcriptional regulator produces MALSHAIMTALLEDELSGYELARDFDVSLGLFWHASHQQIYQELHKLAEKGWLQRETVGQTGKPDKIVYALTPAGQRALEAWVLGGSRVREGKDDLFVKLYNLSESNARHLAAEVEQRREQMMQRLYLYEKIRRRHYARPEQLSVRRRGVYLALLGGIRHGEQFLAWCDEALEILATIE; encoded by the coding sequence GTGGCTCTGTCCCATGCCATCATGACCGCGTTGTTGGAGGATGAACTGTCCGGCTATGAACTGGCCAGGGACTTCGACGTGTCCCTGGGCCTGTTCTGGCATGCCAGTCATCAACAGATCTACCAGGAGCTACACAAGCTGGCGGAAAAGGGTTGGCTGCAGCGGGAAACGGTGGGCCAGACCGGCAAGCCGGACAAGATCGTCTATGCTCTGACGCCCGCGGGGCAGCGGGCGCTGGAGGCCTGGGTGCTGGGCGGCAGCCGGGTGCGGGAGGGCAAGGATGATTTGTTCGTCAAGCTGTACAATCTCAGTGAGAGCAACGCCCGTCATCTGGCGGCGGAAGTGGAACAGCGCCGCGAACAGATGATGCAGCGGCTGTATCTGTACGAGAAGATCCGGCGCCGACACTACGCCAGGCCGGAGCAGTTGAGTGTACGACGCAGGGGAGTCTATCTGGCGCTGCTGGGCGGCATCCGTCACGGCGAACAGTTTCTCGCCTGGTGTGATGAGGCGCTGGAGATTCTGGCCACCATCGAGTAG
- a CDS encoding sodium:solute symporter family protein, which produces MELQTLTYLVVGASFALYIGIAIWARAGSTRDFYVAGSGVHPVANGMATAADWMSAASFISMAGMIAFMGYGGSVFLMGWTGGFVILALLLAPYLRKYGKFTVPEFIGDRYYSRGARVVAVLCLIICSVTYVIGQMKGIGVAFSRFLEVDYSTGLLVGMCIVFFYAVLGGMKGITYTQIAQYCVLIFAYTIPAIFISLNLTNNPIPQLGLGSTLAGSDTLLLDKLDQVVTELGFREYTTDVRLSGLNMFAFTLSLMIGTAGLPHVIIRFFTVPRVRDARSSAGWALLFIAILYTTAPAVAGMARLNFMQTLEPSPGEHMVYEQRPQWFKNWEVTGLLGFEDKNEDGRVQYSADPEVNEMVTVDNDIMVLANPEIARLPNWVIALVAAGGLAAALSTAAGLLLAIASSISHDLLKGMIAPGITEKQELLASRVAMAVAIAGAGYLGFNPPGFAAGTVALAFGLAASSIFPALMMGIFSPRISREGAIAGMLAGIGVTLLYVFQHQGIMFIASTSFLGEMQPNWFFGIEPNAFGAVGAVINFSVAFAVSRITAPPPARVRELVEHIRVPVGAAAAHDH; this is translated from the coding sequence GTGGAATTGCAAACCCTGACGTATCTGGTGGTGGGCGCCAGCTTCGCGCTCTATATCGGTATTGCGATATGGGCGCGCGCCGGTTCGACCCGGGATTTCTATGTCGCCGGCAGCGGTGTACATCCGGTGGCCAACGGCATGGCCACTGCCGCGGACTGGATGTCGGCGGCCTCCTTCATTTCCATGGCGGGCATGATTGCCTTCATGGGTTATGGCGGCTCGGTATTCCTGATGGGCTGGACCGGCGGCTTCGTGATTCTGGCACTGTTGCTGGCACCCTACCTGCGCAAGTATGGCAAGTTCACCGTGCCGGAATTTATCGGCGACCGCTATTATTCCCGCGGTGCGCGGGTGGTGGCGGTACTGTGCCTGATTATCTGTTCGGTCACCTATGTGATCGGCCAGATGAAGGGCATTGGCGTGGCCTTTTCCCGGTTTCTGGAGGTGGACTACAGTACCGGCCTGCTGGTGGGCATGTGCATCGTGTTTTTCTATGCCGTGCTGGGTGGCATGAAGGGCATCACCTATACTCAGATTGCCCAGTATTGCGTGCTGATTTTCGCCTATACCATCCCGGCGATTTTTATCAGCCTGAATTTGACCAACAACCCGATTCCCCAACTCGGTCTGGGCAGCACCCTGGCGGGTTCCGACACGCTGCTACTGGACAAGTTGGACCAGGTGGTGACCGAACTGGGTTTTCGTGAGTACACCACCGATGTACGCCTGAGTGGCCTCAACATGTTTGCTTTCACGCTGTCGTTGATGATTGGCACGGCGGGGCTACCCCATGTGATTATCCGCTTCTTTACCGTACCCCGGGTGCGCGATGCGCGCTCCTCTGCGGGCTGGGCGCTGCTGTTTATCGCGATACTCTATACCACAGCGCCGGCGGTGGCCGGCATGGCGCGGCTGAACTTCATGCAGACGCTGGAACCCAGCCCCGGCGAACACATGGTTTACGAGCAGCGGCCGCAGTGGTTCAAAAACTGGGAGGTTACCGGCCTGCTGGGTTTCGAGGACAAGAACGAGGACGGCCGGGTCCAGTACAGCGCCGACCCCGAGGTCAACGAAATGGTGACGGTGGACAACGACATCATGGTGCTGGCCAACCCGGAAATCGCCCGCCTGCCCAACTGGGTGATCGCGCTGGTGGCCGCCGGCGGGCTGGCCGCGGCGCTGTCCACCGCGGCGGGCTTGCTGCTGGCTATCGCCTCGTCGATTTCCCACGATCTGCTCAAGGGCATGATCGCGCCGGGCATCACCGAAAAGCAGGAGCTGCTGGCCAGCCGGGTGGCGATGGCGGTGGCGATCGCGGGTGCGGGCTACCTCGGCTTCAATCCACCGGGCTTCGCGGCCGGTACCGTGGCACTGGCTTTCGGGCTCGCCGCCTCGTCAATTTTCCCGGCGCTGATGATGGGTATCTTCTCGCCCCGCATTTCCCGCGAGGGCGCGATCGCCGGCATGCTGGCGGGGATTGGCGTTACGCTGCTGTACGTGTTCCAGCACCAGGGCATCATGTTCATTGCCTCCACCTCGTTCCTCGGGGAGATGCAGCCAAACTGGTTCTTCGGTATTGAGCCCAACGCCTTTGGTGCAGTGGGCGCCGTCATCAACTTCAGCGTCGCCTTCGCCGTGTCGCGCATTACAGCGCCGCCGCCGGCCCGGGTGCGGGAGTTGGTCGAGCACATCCGCGTACCGGTGGGGGCCGCTGCGGCCCATGACCACTGA
- a CDS encoding acetate and sugar kinases/Hsc70/actin family protein codes for MGRLRHEDVRERTINALMQRHAVDLTMADIMARRAHMLYSATRDGWQLRKTDRELLKWAAHSHEIGMTISHKHYHRHSAYLLRNADLPGFSQEEQEQLALLAAAQRGKLEDALWTSVSSGERPRLLRLVTIIRLALVFKYVEQLETLPDFVIQAKSHSLRLAFPAGWLDQHPLTARELQLEKAVLARQGLTLKIR; via the coding sequence ATGGGACGCCTGCGCCACGAGGATGTGCGCGAGCGCACCATCAACGCGCTGATGCAGCGCCATGCGGTAGACCTGACCATGGCCGACATCATGGCGCGCCGCGCGCACATGCTGTACAGCGCGACGCGCGACGGCTGGCAGCTGCGCAAGACCGACCGCGAGCTGCTGAAGTGGGCCGCGCACAGTCACGAAATCGGCATGACGATTTCCCACAAGCACTACCATCGCCACTCCGCCTACCTGCTGCGCAATGCCGACCTGCCCGGATTTTCCCAGGAGGAGCAGGAACAGTTGGCCCTGCTGGCGGCAGCCCAGCGCGGCAAGCTGGAAGACGCCCTGTGGACCTCGGTCAGTTCCGGTGAACGGCCCCGGCTGCTGCGGCTGGTCACCATTATCCGGCTGGCGCTGGTGTTCAAATACGTGGAGCAGCTGGAAACGCTGCCGGATTTCGTGATTCAGGCCAAGTCACATTCGCTGCGGCTGGCTTTCCCGGCAGGCTGGCTGGACCAGCATCCCCTCACCGCGCGGGAACTGCAGTTGGAAAAAGCCGTACTGGCCCGCCAGGGCCTGACGCTGAAGATTCGCTGA
- a CDS encoding general secretion pathway protein GspB: MSLILDALNRARGEPADGRVVPGLDSQHFPPVESAVGWRQRVLPALLLLALLVIAGLLWRQFAAAPPVAGPEKVRAPVPLAPAPPPARPTAVPVTSAPEVAALYRQEVSAPDIREDAETGADADSEAGNSASDDDMAVDVDSLVSAAEQALDDVQLAQHPVSFLAALSQQRKDAIPTLMYLQHDYRGEGGSRVTINGTEAAAGESVGRGVVVEEILPDSVVLSHDGKQFRLRALNSWVNL; encoded by the coding sequence ATGTCGCTGATCCTGGATGCGCTCAATCGGGCACGTGGCGAACCGGCCGATGGCCGTGTCGTGCCGGGACTGGACAGCCAGCACTTTCCGCCGGTGGAGTCCGCGGTCGGCTGGCGGCAGCGGGTACTGCCAGCGTTGCTGCTGCTGGCACTGCTGGTGATTGCCGGACTGCTGTGGCGCCAGTTTGCGGCCGCACCCCCGGTGGCGGGGCCGGAGAAAGTGCGGGCGCCGGTGCCACTGGCCCCAGCACCGCCGCCAGCGAGGCCTACCGCCGTTCCCGTCACTTCCGCACCGGAGGTGGCGGCGCTCTATCGGCAGGAGGTGAGCGCGCCGGATATCAGGGAGGATGCAGAGACTGGCGCTGACGCCGATAGCGAAGCCGGGAACAGCGCGAGTGATGATGACATGGCGGTCGATGTCGACAGTCTGGTGAGCGCCGCTGAACAGGCGCTTGACGATGTGCAGTTGGCGCAGCATCCGGTGTCCTTTCTGGCTGCACTGTCGCAGCAACGTAAGGATGCTATTCCGACCCTGATGTACCTGCAGCATGATTACCGTGGCGAGGGCGGCTCCAGGGTCACCATCAATGGCACCGAGGCTGCTGCCGGGGAGTCGGTGGGGCGCGGAGTAGTGGTGGAGGAGATCCTGCCGGATTCGGTGGTGTTGAGTCACGATGGCAAGCAGTTCCGGCTGCGGGCACTGAACAGCTGGGTCAATCTGTAG
- a CDS encoding DUF4212 domain-containing protein, translating into MPQMSPERAREYWRRNLSLMLKLLIVWFVVSFGCGIILVDELNQIRLGGYKLGFWFAQQGSIYVFVLLIFYYTRRMAALDREFGVEED; encoded by the coding sequence ATGCCCCAGATGAGTCCGGAGCGCGCCCGCGAATACTGGCGCCGCAACCTGTCCCTGATGCTGAAGTTGTTGATTGTCTGGTTCGTGGTCAGCTTCGGCTGCGGCATTATCCTGGTCGACGAGTTGAACCAGATCCGGCTGGGTGGCTACAAGCTGGGCTTCTGGTTTGCCCAGCAGGGCTCCATCTACGTGTTCGTGCTGTTGATCTTCTATTACACCCGCAGGATGGCGGCGCTGGATCGCGAGTTCGGGGTGGAGGAAGACTAG
- a CDS encoding ExeA family protein: MYHQYFGLNEAPFSIAVNPRYLFMSPRHRDALAHLLYGVGSGGGFILLTGEVGTGKTTINRCLLEQLPDATDVAIILNPALDALELLATVCDELGIDYQRDRPTLKTLTDSLHGFLLQNHAAGRRTVLMIDEAQHLDYRVLEQIRLLTNLETNSEKLLQIILIGQPELAQLLQQPELRQLNQRITARYDLAPLSLEETSAYIRHRLQVAGLAPGRELFPPDVVRGVHRVTRGIPRLINVLCDRILLGCYGRNRQRADQTMLKLAAREVMGEELAGRSHSRWLAVAGGAAVVSLLLGLGWWLLRPQSAPPASPVATAEATQVAQVENTATGTDWLLTTGGALQQLWQLQIGEEAAATMPAGLCGGEIHFPLSCLREQAQTWQELVELERPLLLELVTPARSAAAAVFLGVEDDNALLWAGEAPARVALTELAPLWRGGYRLLWRPPAGFDGPLALGDSGPAVAAVAAMFARIDGQQQPLASDTYNNALATRVRLFQRRQQLQADGIVGVQTLLRLNAALGRDRELVALGKDHDDRL, encoded by the coding sequence ATGTACCACCAGTATTTCGGACTGAACGAGGCGCCATTCTCGATCGCGGTAAATCCGCGCTATCTGTTCATGAGTCCCCGCCACCGCGATGCCCTGGCCCACCTGCTGTACGGGGTTGGCAGCGGAGGCGGTTTTATCCTGCTCACCGGCGAGGTCGGTACCGGCAAGACCACGATCAACCGCTGCTTGCTGGAGCAGCTCCCCGATGCCACCGATGTCGCGATCATTCTCAACCCGGCACTCGATGCACTGGAACTGTTGGCGACGGTCTGTGATGAGCTGGGTATCGACTATCAACGCGACCGCCCCACGCTGAAGACCCTCACCGACAGTCTGCACGGTTTCCTTCTGCAGAACCACGCCGCCGGTCGCAGGACGGTGCTGATGATCGACGAAGCCCAGCATCTGGATTATCGGGTGCTGGAGCAGATCCGGCTGCTGACCAACCTGGAAACCAACAGCGAAAAGCTGTTGCAGATCATCCTGATCGGCCAGCCGGAGCTGGCCCAGCTGTTGCAGCAGCCCGAACTGCGCCAGCTCAACCAGCGCATTACCGCGCGCTACGACCTCGCGCCACTGAGCCTTGAAGAAACCTCTGCCTATATTCGACATCGCCTGCAGGTGGCCGGACTGGCTCCAGGCAGGGAGCTGTTTCCACCCGACGTGGTGCGGGGTGTTCACCGGGTCACCCGGGGCATACCGCGCCTGATCAATGTCCTGTGCGATCGCATTTTGCTGGGCTGTTACGGCCGCAATCGGCAGCGGGCTGACCAGACCATGCTGAAACTGGCCGCGCGGGAGGTGATGGGCGAGGAACTGGCCGGCCGGTCTCACTCGCGCTGGCTGGCTGTCGCTGGCGGCGCCGCGGTGGTGAGCTTGCTGCTGGGGCTGGGCTGGTGGCTGCTGCGGCCGCAGTCGGCGCCGCCGGCGTCCCCTGTTGCCACGGCTGAGGCAACCCAGGTGGCTCAGGTTGAGAACACGGCGACGGGGACTGACTGGTTACTGACCACGGGCGGTGCTCTGCAACAACTGTGGCAACTGCAAATCGGCGAGGAAGCCGCTGCCACGATGCCTGCCGGGCTCTGCGGCGGCGAGATTCACTTTCCGCTCAGCTGCCTGCGCGAGCAGGCCCAGACCTGGCAGGAACTGGTGGAACTGGAGCGGCCCTTGCTGCTGGAACTGGTGACGCCTGCCCGCTCTGCGGCGGCCGCTGTTTTCCTGGGGGTGGAAGATGACAATGCCCTGCTGTGGGCGGGAGAAGCTCCGGCGCGGGTCGCGCTGACGGAACTGGCCCCGCTCTGGCGCGGCGGCTATCGCCTGCTGTGGCGCCCGCCCGCCGGTTTCGACGGGCCGCTCGCGCTGGGGGACTCAGGGCCGGCGGTGGCAGCGGTGGCGGCGATGTTTGCGCGTATCGATGGCCAGCAACAACCGCTCGCCTCTGACACTTACAATAACGCTCTGGCGACGCGGGTGCGACTGTTCCAGCGTCGGCAACAATTGCAGGCCGACGGTATCGTCGGTGTCCAGACGCTGCTGCGGCTGAATGCCGCGCTGGGCCGCGACCGCGAGCTGGTCGCTTTGGGAAAGGACCACGATGACCGCTTGTGA
- a CDS encoding Ppx/GppA family phosphatase has protein sequence MQTPPHEPLPDGSLLAAVDLGSNSFHLIIARIEHGEMRPIEVLAEKVQLGAGLMDGMLSQQAIDRGLDCLGRFAQMLGSVDPERIRVVGTNALRVARNRREFTVPARQILGAPVDVIYGREEARLIYLGVAHSLADDAHSRLVIDIGGGSTELIIGQRFEPQRLESLQIGCVSFSDNCFKGGRISSRSYHQAYEQARLEVSHIRYNYHAGHWAECVGSSGTLQAIEAIVTSEGWSDSGIDRASLRRLEQRLLQFKRFDTIKLTALSSQRRNVIVAGVAIASALFDELGIERMRCSRGPCAKV, from the coding sequence TTGCAAACCCCGCCCCACGAACCACTGCCCGACGGCAGTTTGCTGGCAGCGGTGGATCTCGGCAGCAATTCGTTTCACCTGATCATCGCCCGCATCGAACATGGCGAGATGCGTCCCATTGAAGTGCTGGCGGAGAAGGTCCAGCTGGGCGCCGGTCTGATGGACGGCATGCTGTCCCAGCAAGCCATCGACCGCGGCCTGGACTGCCTCGGCCGCTTTGCGCAGATGCTTGGCAGCGTTGATCCGGAGCGCATCCGGGTAGTGGGAACCAACGCGCTGCGGGTTGCTCGCAACCGGCGCGAGTTCACCGTCCCCGCCCGGCAGATCCTGGGTGCCCCGGTGGATGTGATCTACGGCCGCGAGGAAGCCCGCCTGATCTACCTGGGGGTCGCCCACTCCCTGGCCGACGATGCCCACTCGCGGCTGGTGATCGACATCGGCGGTGGCAGCACCGAGCTCATCATCGGCCAGCGATTCGAACCACAGCGGCTGGAAAGCCTGCAGATCGGCTGCGTCAGTTTTTCCGACAACTGTTTCAAGGGCGGCAGGATCAGCAGCCGCAGCTACCACCAGGCCTATGAACAGGCGCGCCTGGAGGTCTCCCATATCCGCTACAACTACCATGCCGGCCACTGGGCCGAGTGCGTGGGCTCCTCGGGAACGCTGCAGGCCATAGAGGCCATCGTCACCAGCGAGGGCTGGAGCGACAGCGGTATCGACCGTGCCAGCCTGCGGCGGCTGGAACAGCGGCTGCTGCAGTTCAAGCGCTTCGACACCATCAAGCTGACGGCCCTGAGCAGCCAGCGGCGCAATGTTATCGTCGCCGGGGTAGCCATCGCCAGCGCGCTGTTCGACGAACTCGGGATCGAGCGCATGCGCTGCTCCCGGGGGCCCTGCGCGAAGGTCTGA
- a CDS encoding putative nucleotidyltransferase substrate binding domain-containing protein, producing the protein MRVSIFFDLRAIHGEAELAAQLQAAMLQQASGNSIFLAALAANVLEHRPPLGLFRRFVVDRDGEHRDTLDLKRRGVLPLTEIVRLHALAAGITAVNTEQRLRELTAGKLLHLVDARNIGDALHCIQQLRMQQQCEQINHGELPGNQLNPGELPRLAREQLRDAFTIIDEAQAAVRQRYRAGMA; encoded by the coding sequence ATGCGAGTCAGCATTTTTTTTGACTTGAGGGCGATCCACGGCGAGGCGGAGCTGGCCGCGCAATTGCAGGCGGCCATGTTGCAGCAGGCATCGGGCAACAGCATCTTTCTGGCTGCGCTGGCTGCCAATGTGCTGGAGCACCGCCCGCCCCTGGGGCTGTTTCGGCGCTTTGTCGTGGACCGCGACGGTGAGCATCGCGACACGCTGGACCTGAAGCGACGCGGCGTGCTGCCGCTGACCGAAATCGTGCGCTTGCATGCGCTGGCGGCTGGCATCACCGCGGTCAATACTGAACAGCGGCTACGGGAATTGACCGCGGGCAAGCTGCTGCACCTGGTGGATGCCCGCAATATTGGCGATGCGCTGCACTGCATCCAGCAGTTGCGGATGCAGCAGCAGTGCGAGCAGATCAACCACGGTGAACTGCCGGGGAACCAGCTCAATCCGGGCGAGCTGCCCAGGCTGGCGCGGGAGCAGCTGCGCGATGCCTTCACCATCATCGACGAGGCCCAGGCCGCGGTGCGCCAGCGCTACCGGGCGGGCATGGCCTGA
- a CDS encoding 3'-5' exonuclease, with the protein MWGLRWRRLYWRRHLQPGPLADCWAEPLPPPGRDWRQQPFLVCDGEMSALDPQRGELLSLGWVRIEAGRIVLASATELLLRAQHSVGQSATVHQLRDCDLQTGLTPAEALQQLLVAARGCVLVFHHAALDLAYLDRIGRASFGAPLLLPVVDTLQLERRQLQRRGHLLARGDLSLARCRARYRLPPLPAHRALHDALAAAELLLAQVQRRATGGSLVLDQLR; encoded by the coding sequence ATGTGGGGTCTGCGCTGGCGCCGGCTGTACTGGCGCCGTCATCTGCAACCCGGCCCGCTGGCGGATTGCTGGGCGGAGCCGCTGCCGCCGCCAGGACGCGATTGGCGCCAGCAGCCGTTTCTGGTGTGCGACGGTGAGATGTCAGCGCTGGATCCACAGCGCGGCGAGCTGTTGAGTCTCGGCTGGGTGCGGATTGAGGCCGGGCGCATTGTGCTCGCCTCCGCCACTGAGCTGCTGTTGCGGGCACAGCACAGCGTGGGTCAGAGCGCCACTGTGCATCAGCTGCGCGACTGTGACCTGCAAACGGGCCTGACACCGGCCGAGGCCCTGCAGCAATTGCTGGTCGCGGCCCGCGGCTGCGTATTGGTGTTCCATCACGCGGCGCTGGACCTGGCCTATCTGGATCGCATTGGGCGGGCAAGTTTTGGCGCCCCGCTGCTGCTGCCGGTGGTGGATACGCTGCAGCTGGAGCGGCGCCAGCTGCAGCGGCGAGGCCACCTGTTGGCGCGGGGCGACCTGAGCCTGGCCCGTTGCCGCGCCCGCTACCGCCTGCCACCGCTGCCGGCTCACCGGGCGCTGCACGATGCGCTCGCTGCCGCCGAGTTATTGCTGGCGCAGGTGCAGCGGCGGGCGACAGGGGGTAGCCTGGTTCTGGACCAGTTGCGCTGA
- the arsN2 gene encoding arsenic resistance N-acetyltransferase ArsN2, producing MKVEPIALNAEVRALLVDAGLPVSDLDEAREVQLFATRQYGELVGVVGLEMYGSDGMLRSLVVTGTARAEGVGQALVAHAEAFALRQGITELFLLTISAERFFAKLGYVVVPRSTAPAAIAQTEQFMGLCPSSSSFMHKRLQAP from the coding sequence ATGAAGGTAGAGCCTATTGCACTCAATGCCGAGGTCCGGGCCTTGCTGGTGGACGCCGGGCTGCCGGTATCGGATCTGGACGAGGCCCGTGAAGTGCAACTCTTTGCTACCCGCCAGTATGGGGAACTGGTGGGTGTGGTGGGCCTGGAGATGTACGGTTCCGATGGCATGCTGCGCTCGCTGGTGGTTACCGGAACGGCGCGCGCTGAGGGCGTTGGCCAGGCATTGGTCGCGCACGCCGAGGCGTTTGCGCTGCGGCAGGGCATAACGGAGCTGTTTTTGCTCACCATTTCCGCGGAGCGTTTTTTTGCCAAGCTGGGTTATGTGGTGGTACCTCGTTCAACCGCCCCCGCAGCGATAGCCCAAACCGAACAGTTCATGGGATTGTGTCCCTCTTCATCCAGTTTCATGCACAAGCGGCTGCAGGCGCCCTGA